From Schizosaccharomyces pombe strain 972h- genome assembly, chromosome: II, the proteins below share one genomic window:
- the cdt1 gene encoding DNA replication licensing factor Cdt1 — protein MSAGSQTKLNFSVRKTRSSSKRSNAAIIEPPKNPEDSQIIPAVKRLKENLDTESLEQNEVLPPVKNESVLFLEKVFNAVDICVKFHLSINTKPTFVLLENKVSGLTKISLKITHLAQILTVWPESFAITPCFTIHQGKRVATYELSYPRNANLPEAFSRSIEFKRRLEKWLLEHCSETEIPAQQLQALPSLSKNTVNESSLVRKLNLEKSTSRELRIPTQTLEPKFTTNTAKYANELVSCSMLDSSSTLSKSVNSKINLKSHQSSSSVQNSSRKLTSSQLTLRQSSLFDRVRKKQKAMEAKKAEEFKNNLVVHTLAKEKVSFVRIIDLIFVQLSTWPTKRSFSMSEIVTSMQMSISSSLSPDQCAKAIELLSKALPAWCTINLLGNIQVVTFSRIVNGKPYLRSQLIEELQTKASITILSNS, from the coding sequence ATGAGCGCTGGATCGCAAACAAAATTGAACTTCTCTGTCCGTAAAACTCGATCCTCATCAAAAAGGTCGAATGCGGCCATTATTGAGCCACCCAAAAATCCTGAGGATTCTCAAATAATACCAGCTGTTAAAAGGCTGAAAGAGAACTTGGACACTGAGTCTTTAGAACAAAATGAGGTTTTACCCCCagttaaaaatgaatcagTTCTTTTCTTAGAAAAGGTCTTTAATGCAGTCGACATATGTGTAAAATTTCACCTCTCCATCAATACCAAACCAACCTTTGTGCtgttagaaaataaagtcTCTGGTCTCACCAAAATCTCCTTAAAAATAACTCATCTCGCTCAGATTTTAACCGTATGGCCAGAGTCATTTGCTATTACCCCATGTTTTACTATTCATCAAGGAAAGCGTGTTGCAACATATGAACTGTCATACCCTCGCAATGCGAATCTTCCTGAAGCCTTCTCCCGCTCCATTGAATTTAAACGGAGACTAGAAAAATGGTTGTTAGAGCATTGTTCTGAAACTGAGATTCCTGCTCAACAGTTACAAGCTTTACCCAGTCTATCCAAGAATACTGTTAATGAAAGTTCACTAGTTCGAAAGCTCAATTTGGAGAAATCAACAAGTCGCGAGTTACGTATTCCCACACAAACTCTAGAACCAAAATTCACTACTAACACGGCAAAATATGCTAATGAGTTAGTCTCGTGTAGCATGCTTGACAGTTCGTCCACTTTGTCAAAGTCAGTgaattcaaaaatcaatttgaaATCCCATCAAAGTTCTTCATCTGTTCAAAATTCATCGCGTAAGCTAACATCATCTCAGTTAACTTTGAGACAATCTTCTCTGTTCGATCGCGTGcgtaaaaagcaaaaagcaatggaagcaaaaaaagctgaagaatttaaaaacaaccTAGTTGTTCATACTctagcaaaagaaaaggtcTCATTTGTCCGCATTATTGATCTCATTTTTGTTCAGCTTTCCACTTGGCCAACTAAACGATCTTTTTCTATGTCTGAAATTGTGACAAGCATGCAAATGTCGATATCATCAAGCTTATCACCTGACCAGTGTGCCAAAGCAATTGAGTTGCtttcaaaagctttgcCTGCTTGGTGCACTATCAATCTTCTTGGTAATATTCAAGTAGTCACATTCAGCAGGATTGTTAATGGGAAACCATACTTGCGATCCCAATTAATTGAAGAATTGCAAACAAAGGCTAGCATCActattctttcaaattcttAA
- the alp6 gene encoding gamma tubulin complex GCP3 subunit Alp6 — MSEIHVKTALSRLADKYLQNSKNPSVPYTIETIVSFFQEIIHSISPDTFQLDIDDILYKIYSKIPPEENNDALFSKLSNLVSRLKSQTVIHNKSQILYFLYLLSPISQSSRDVSSHLLDESISNPINIPSTEVESSNFGQTRYDQVPENPQITDWDEGLENESSISIAHDSSRLNRSTETSSVQHTLITEADLLSSISYVLQGISTEYVQFKNELALLSKRIPVQYLLQMRALSETGLLYQELKVFSNYDPSVSQSIDGDNVSKAFINDQSLALQSLKSVISKELTNFLALIASLDSQIRADASLEKPMVTIRRCIAWTQVAKLKLRILSSVVNDNMNQENKKRLIQVVSKYNVHGDPLIQELSDKILTEITGPLYEMIENWIYKGELVDPYQEFFVKEKNGSESHDHQGQGDVVWKGKYFLDKELIPSFLSEELVDKIFLIGKSLNFARYGCGDFDWAQEHYQKLVKKLSYRDPHSLETVVDKAYTESINHLVYLMEEVFHLTDHLKAIKKYLLLGQGDFVDLLMESLGNSLDQPANTLFRHNLTASLESAIRSSNASYEPEYVLKRLDARLLELSHGETGWDVFTLEYKVDSPINVIITPYCSRQYLKIFNFLWRLKRIEFALAHSWRRVNLGERNVFRNLDYTKFEWHFVSCHLAEMIHFVCQLQYYILFEVIEISWQELQLAMEKPNATLDTYIEAHEKYVTSITHKGLLGGGKSRNEDSFLHQLHDILKVILNFHDAIELLYNFSCSLSNRIRINVPISTDALAAQYTPIKNELSNFTEEFQVRLQKLLHGLASHKDPEMRFLSVRLNYNEFYVSHRRRHDKDVTSQ, encoded by the exons ATGTCGGAGATTCATGTGAAAACTGCATTATCACGTCTGGCGGACAAGTATTTACAGAACTCCAAAAACCCTTCTGTCCCTTACACAATTGAAACGATCGTGTCTTTCTTTCAGGAAATAATTCACTC CATTTCTCCTGATACTTTTCAACTGGACATTGATGACATTCTGTACAaaatatattcaaaaa TTCCCCCCGAAGAAAACAATGatgctttattttctaaattatCTAACTTAGTTTCGCGTTTGAAAAGTCAAACGGTCATTCACAACAAATCTCAAATACTCTATTTCTTATACTTGCTCTCTCCTATTTCTCAGTCATCAAGAGATGTCTCCTCTCATTTATTAGATGAGTCTATTTCCAATCCTATCAATATTCCATCAACAGAAGTGGAATCCTCAAACTTTGGTCAGACACGTTACGATCAAGTTCCTGAAAACCCCCAAATTACTGATTGGGATGAAGGATTGGAAAATGAAAGTTCTATCTCAATTGCTCATGATTCATCTAGGCTAAACCGTAGTACTGAAACTTCTTCTGTTCAACATACTTTGATTACAGAAGCCGATTTGTTGTCTTCAATATCTTACGTACTTCAAGGAATTTCTACCGAATATGTTCagtttaaaaatgaattagcGCTGTTGTCTAAGAGAATACCTGTCCAATACCTTTTACAGATGCGAGCTCTTTCAGAGACAGGCTTATTATATCAGGAACTAAAGGTTTTCAGCAATTATGATCCTTCGGTCAGTCAATCCATTGATGGTGATAACGTTAGTAAAGCATTTATAAACGATCAGTCTTTAGCTTTACAAAGTTTAAAATCGGTCATTTCTAAAGAGCTGACTAATTTCCTTGCGTTAATTGCATCTCTGGATTCACAAATTCGAGCAGACGCTTCACTTGAGAAGCCTATGGTAACTATCCGGCGTTGCATTGCCTGGACGCAAGTTGCCAAGCTAAAACTTAGAATTTTGTCTTCAGTTGTTAATGATAATATGAACCAggagaataaaaaaagattgattCAAGTGGTTTCGAAATACAATGTGCATGGAGATCCGCTAATACAAGAATTGAGTGATAAAATACTAACAGAAATTACTGGACCTTTATACGAAATGATTGAAAACTGGATTTATAAAGGAGAATTGGTCGACCCTTATcaagaattttttgttaaagaaaaaaatggtaGTGAAAGCCATGATCATCAAGGGCAAGGTGATGTCGTCTGGAAaggtaaatattttttagacAAAGAGTTAATACCAAGTTTCCTTTCTGAAGAACTTGTCGAcaaaatctttttgattGGAAAGAGTTTAAACTTCGCACGTTATGGATGTGGTGATTTTGACTGGGCACAAGAGCATTACCAGAAGCTAGTGAAAAAACTTAGTTATAGAGACCCTCATTCATTAGAAACAGTGGTTGATAAGGCGTATACTGAGTCCATTAATCACTTAGTATACTTGATGGAAGAGGTGTTTCATTTGACTGATCATTTAAAGgctatcaaaaaatacctTTTACTAGGACAAGGTGATTTTGTGGACTTATTAATGGAGAGCCTTGGTAATTCTTTGGATCAGCCGGCTAATACTTTGTTCAGACACAATTTGACTGCTTCTTTAGAAAGCGCCATTCGTTCAAGTAATGCATCTTATGAACCTGAATACGTATTAAAAAGATTGGATGCTAGGCTTCTGGAGCTTTCACATGGTGAAACTGGTTGGGATGTTTTTACGTTGGAGTATAAAGTTGATTCACCTATCAACGTAATAATAACACCATATTGCTCTAGACAAtacttaaaaatatttaactttttatGGAGGTTGAAACGAATTGAGTTTGCCCTTGCCCATTCCTGGAGGCGAGTAAATTTGGGCGAGCGAAATGTCTTCAGAAATCTGGATTACACAAAATTCGAATGGCATTTTGTCAGTTGTCATCTTGCGGAAATGATTCATTTTGTTTGTCAACTTCAATATTATATACTCTTTGAG GTTATCGAAATTAGTTGGCAAGAATTACAGCTTGCTATGGAGAAACCAAACGCTACATTGGATACGTATATAGAGGCACATGAAAAATATGTTACTAGTATAACTCATAAGGGCTTGTTGGGTGGTGGTAAGTCAAGGAATGAAGATTCCTTCCTTCATCAGCTTCATGATATACTTAAAGTTATCTTAAACTTTCATGATGCAATTGAGTTGTTGTATAACTTTTCTTGCTCCCTGTCGAATAGAATTCGCATTAATGTACCAATTTCGACTGATGCTTTGGCAGCTCAATACACCcctataaaaaatgaactCTCAAATTTTACTGAGGAATTCCAGGTTCgacttcaaaaattattacATGGATTAGCTTCCCATAAGGACCCAGAAATGCGCTTTCTTTCCGTTCGTCTCAATTATAACGAATTCTACGTTTCTCATAGACGGCGTCATGATAAGGATGTTACCAGTCAATAA
- the rhb1 gene encoding Rheb GTPase Rhb1 produces MAPIKSRRIAVLGSRSVGKSSLTVQYVENHFVESYYPTIENTFSKNIKYKGQEFATEIIDTAGQDEYSILNSKHSIGIHGYVLVYSITSKSSFEMVKIVRDKILNHTGTEWVPIVVVGNKSDLHMQRAVTAEEGKALANEWKCAWTEASARHNENVARAFELIISEIEKQANPSPPGDGKGCVIA; encoded by the exons ATGGCTCCTATTAAATCTCGTAGAATTGCTGTTCTTGGCAGTCGTTCTGTTGGAAAGTCCAG tttaACGGTGCAATATGTTGAAAACCATTTCGTTGAATCGTATTATCCAACTATTGAAAATACATTCAGCAAGAACATCAAGTATAAGGGTCAAGAATTTGCTACTGAAATTATCGATACGGCTGGTCAAGATGAATACAGTATCTTAAATTCTAAGCATTCCATTGGAATCCATGGCTATGTACTCGTTTACAGCATTACTAGcaaatcttcttttgaGATGGTTAAAATAGTTCGTGACAAGATATTGAATCACACT GGTACTGAGTGGGTCCCCATTGTGGTTGTTGGCAATAAGAGCGACTTGCATATGCAGCGTGCTGTTACCGCTGAAGAGGGAAAAGCATTGGCCAATGAATGGAAATGTGCATGGACAGAAGCTTCAGCTCGCCATAACGAAAATGTTGCTCGAGCATTCGAGCTAATTATCAGcgaaattgaaaaacaaGCAAATCCTTCCCCTCCTGGTGATGGAAAGGGTTGTGTTATCGCCTAA
- the wpl1 gene encoding WAPL family protein, producing MKRGKCKEKDNGLKRISSESEVWNFLDVTVSELNKQKRSPGQTVSKRLHKKQRVVSNPDLSLPSSPVKQILRNGLQNSKYGSHKTGLERSASCSSIDASANHSSTTYREQRSYLMEEGLDTQPIVPREVSSGRELDSTNHTIGTERAFLIEEDVSEDDEIQMKSIHELRFAGEQQRIVDEIEYLVDGVTFSGNSSASRYLSLIGIAEKMFDNSFRLCLKSIRDVFLRIFEEIDPKDTLHTFLQIYIFATMANEMDCMSSLLDAYSNNVKLLLQTAITLEPQVPVSILAKSLPKSVKGAVQEFVIKAELTFSFSNESLASSDSISLAAIALMKTSSGVFAESELFTELINLLIEKSYPILKENDGSNNFLLHALCSSLEKFTDFQGSEKIQKVSQILSSKLQILIDEHNETNSPKIDDTVVHACSEKLLRTLIQTVNSNSDHALAVSKSEVPLFAYKILQKFSNFSSDDETTRELIILILGLLLGLVEESHEFIQTITHVEVSFGASALDVLISFYQKNESIVEISGYVVMILSHCFLNDPKAFAQLKPLISQFYESLHKFKNFHLKLKEELMMMGSNGLAIVSIIDELHKSLQDYLRSDLVK from the exons atgaaaagaggaaaatgtaaggaaaaagataatGGTTTGAAGAGAATTTCTTCGGAATCGGAAGTTTGGAACTTTTTAGACGTGACAGTTTCAGAGTTAAACAAGCAAAAGCGCTCGCCAGGACAGACCGTGTCTAAACGACTGcataaaaagcaaaggGTCGTTAGTAATCCTGATTTGAGTTTACCGTCTTCACCggtaaaacaaattttaagaaatgGACTTCAGAATTCAAAGTACGGTTCTCATAAGACAGGACTGGAAAGGTCCGCGAGCTGTAGTAGTATTGATGCTTCCGCAAACCATTCTTCCACTACCTATCGGGAACAAAGATCGTATTTGATGGAGGAAGGATTAGATACTCAGCCAATTGTACCCCGTGAAGTATCCTCTGGTCGAGAATTGGATTCAACCAACCATACTATTGGTACAGAACGTGCTTTTTTGATAGAGGAAGACGTATCAgaagatgatgaaattcaaatgaaaagtatACATGAACTTCGCTTTGCTGGAGAGCAGCAAAGGATcgttgatgaaattgaatacTTAGTGGACGGAGTGACTTTCTCAGGTAACTCTTCTGCTTCTCGCTATTTGAGTTTAATAGGAATCGCtgaaaaaatgtttgaCAATTCATTTCGTTTATGCTTAAAGTCGATACGGGATGTCTTCTTGCgaatatttgaagaaattgatcCTAAAGATACTTTACACACTTTTTTGCAGATTTATATATTTGCAACTATGGCTAATGAAATGGATTGCATGAGTTCCTTGCTTGATGCTTACTCAAACAATGTTAAACTTCTTTTGCAAACGGCTATTACTTTAGAACCGCAGGTACCGGTTTCAATTTTGGCAAAAAGCTTACCAAAAAGTGTAAAGGGAGCCGTTCAAGAATTCGTTATAAAGGCAGAGCTTACTTTTAGTTTTAGCAATGAGTCTCTTGCTTCTTCTGATTCTATCAGTCTTGCAGCTATCGCTCTTATGAAGACGTCCTCGGGAGTTTTTGCGGAAAGCGAGTTGTTTACCGAATTAATCAATcttttaatagaaaaatccTACCCCATCTTGAAGGAAAACGATGGAAGCAATAACTTCTTACTTCATGCACTTTGTAGttctttagaaaaatttacgGATTTCCAGGGATCAGAAAAGATTCAGAAGGTTTCACAGATCTTATCCTCAAAgttacaaattttaattgatgAACACAATGAAACAAATTCACCAAAAATTGACGATACAGTTGTCCATGCATGCAGTGAAAAATTGTTGCGTACTTTGATTCAAACAGTTAATTCTAACAGTGATCATGCGTTAGCGGTTTCTAAATCAGAAGTCCCATTGTTTgcttataaaattttacaaaagttttctaatttttcgTCCGATGATGAAACTACACGAGAACTAATTATCTTAATCCTTGGTCTTTTACTAGGGCTAGTTGAGGAATCTCATGAGTTTATTCAAACTATCACTCATGTTGAAG TTTCTTTCGGAGCTTCAGCACTCGATGTCCTCATTTCGTTTTATCAAAAGAAC GAAAGTATCGTAGAAATTAGTGGATATGTCGTAATGATTTTAAGCCAttgctttttaaatgatCCCAAAGCGTTTGCCCAACTCAAGCCTTTGATATCTCAGTTTTACGAATCTCtacataaatttaaaaattttcatttgaaattgaaagaggAATTAATGATGATGGGTTCTAATGGACTAGCCATTGTTTCTATAATTGATGAACTACATAAATCGTTGCAAGACTACTTGCGCAGTGACTTGGTAAAATGA
- the utp15 gene encoding U3 snoRNP protein Utp15, which produces MSAPAGRLQPQRFAALPNPVTAENKFWRSFKVPVVAKEYSAITSIHFSAESPYDFAVTSGARVQIYGASSRSVKKTIARFKDTAYSGNIRKDGKLLLAGDATGLVQIFDLSTRSILRALDAHQFPVHVTQFCPYANTTFLSGSDDKTVKVWDLSTGAVQYDLSGHEDYVRTASWMSATRLVSGGYDGTIRLWDTRIADPEVMSFSHGEAIDVVLPMQSGSTVISAGGPSIKVWDLVAGRQTPTKKLSNHQKSITCLAMNSENTRLLSGGLDGHVKIYNISDWKVVHGMKYSGPILSMGLSPDSCNLVVGMSNGTLSQRTRRITKQTSSKTPFLGGVGSAFGVVGKKKQIYKGENDEFYVEEARRKRLRPFDKALKSFCYSDALDMVLENGSPVLIITMLIELLHVGGLRIALSNRDDLSLTPLINFLRKYIRDPRFSETLCIVTSTILDIYGAALGGSVMVENAISKLREKVEQEVAVTQRANELVGMLQMLSA; this is translated from the exons ATGTCCGCGCCTGCTGGTAGACTTCAACCTCAGCGTTTTGCTGCTTTACCTAATCCCGTTACTgctgaaaataaattttggcGGTCATTCAAGGTTCCTGTCGTTGCCAAGGAATATAGTGCTATCACTAGTATTCATTTTTCCGCTGAATCCCCTTATGACTTTGCAGTAACTAGTGGGGCTCGTGTACAAATTTATGGAGCTAGTTCAAGGtctgttaaaaaaacaattgctCGATTTAAGGATACCGCATATTCTGGTAACATTAGAAAGGATGGAAAACTTTTGCTTGCAGGAGATGCTACAGGACTTGTACAG ATATTTGATTTGTCAACTCGGAGTATTTTGCGTGCTTTAGACGCTCATCAGTTTCCAGTTCATGTTACACAATTTTGTCCTTATGCCAATACCACGTTTCTCTCTGGATCCGATGACAAAACTGTAAAGGTCTGGGACTTGTCAACTGGTGCCGTTCAGTATGATCTTTCTGGACATGAAGATTATGTTCGTACTGCTTCATGGATGAGTGCTACTAGACTTGTGAGTGGTGGATATGATGGTACAATTCGTTTATGGGATACTCGAATTGCGGACCCAGAAGTAATGTCTTTTTCGCATGGTGAAGCGATTGACGTTGTGCTTCCAATGCAATCTGGTAGCACTGTTATTTCAGCTGGTGGACCATCCATTAAAGTTTGGGATTTAGTGGCTGGAAGACAAACACCTACGAAGAAGCTGTCTAATCATCAAAAGAGTATCACATGCCTTGCCATGAACTCCGAGAATACTAGACTTTTGAGTGGTGGTTTAGACGGACATGTGAAAATTTATAACATCTCCGATTGGAAAGTTGTCCATGGCATGAAATATTCTGGCCCTATTTTATCTATGGGACTTTCTCCGGATAGCTGCAATTTAGTTGTGGGTATGTCGAACGGTACATTATCGCAACGGACTCGACGTATAACCAAGCAAACGAGCTCAAAAACTCCTTTCTTAGGGGGCGTCGGAAGTGCTTTTGGTGTAGTAggtaaaaagaaacaaatcTATAAGGGCGAGAACGATGAATTTTATGTCGAAGAGGCTAGACGTAAAAGACTTCGTCCTTTCGACAAAgctttaaaatcattttgtTACTCTGATGCTTTGGATATGGTATTGGAGAACGGATCACCTGTTCTTATCATAACTATGCTTATTGAGCTTCTTCATGTTGGAGGGTTACGGATTGCATTGTCTAACAGAGATGATTTATCTCTTACTCCTTTGATAAACTTCttaagaaaatatataagAGACCCTCGTTTCTCCGAAACTTTATGTATAGTTACTAGCACCATTTTAGATATATACGGAGCTGCTCTTGGGGGCAGCGTAATGGTGGAAAATGCAATTTCAAAGCTTCGTGAAAAAGTTGAGCAGGAAGTAGCGGTTACTCAAAGGGCAAATGAGTTGGTTGGTATGCTTCAGATGTTGTCTGCTTGA
- a CDS encoding Obg-like ATPase (Obg-like ATPase, human OLA1 ortholog) — protein sequence MGRDILIGFVGKPSSGKSTMLNALTDATAKTGNFPFTTIEPNRAIGYAQIECACSRFGLQDKCKPIYGGCKNGVRSIPIQLLDVAGLIPGAHAGKGLGNKFLDDLRHADALVHVVDVSGTTDAEGKVCRGYDPSVDIAWLYKEITAWIGNNLREKWPNIVRRHIATKANPVNTLQSQFSGYGSTPAVTAKVLDSLHLDTPLEKWDDDTIEKVVNRFVDIKFPTVIALNKIDHPDADANISKIARKEDPNRLVLASAISEVFLRRLAKQGFVKYEEGSEFVDTLDDFPDSGLKPLSENLKTRIADLQDMVLFRHGSTGVCNVLAKAMELLNLIPVFPVKNVHNFANSPNEGVFRDCILVKQGTTAGQVSQMVLGGEAMSIVGVNGNVGESDVIVPGKTDILHFRLRKAEA from the coding sequence ATGGGTAGAGACATTTTAATTGGATTTGTTGGCAAGCCCTCCAGTGGTAAATCTACGATGCTGAATGCGTTGACAGATGCCACTGCTAAAACTGGTAATTTCCCTTTTACCACTATTGAGCCAAACCGGGCTATTGGCTATGCTCAAATAGAATGCGCGTGCTCAAGATTTGGACTACAGGACAAATGTAAACCAATTTATGGTGGTTGCAAAAATGGTGTACGTTCAATTCCTATTCAGCTGCTTGATGTAGCTGGTCTTATTCCAGGTGCGCATGCTGGAAAGGGGCTTggcaataaatttttagacGATTTACGGCATGCCGATGCTTTGGTCCATGTGGTAGATGTCTCAGGTACTACTGATGCGGAAGGAAAAGTGTGTCGTGGATATGATCCTTCTGTAGATATCGCTTGGTTGTATAAGGAAATAACTGCATGGATCGGAAACAATCTGAGAGAGAAATGGCCTAATATAGTTCGTAGGCATATTGCTACGAAAGCCAATCCTGTCAATACACTACAATCCCAGTTTTCTGGATATGGAAGTACCCCTGCTGTTACAGCTAAAGTCTTAGATTCGCTACATTTAGATACACCTTTGGAGAAATGGGATGATGatacaattgaaaaagtgGTTAACAGATTCGTTGATATCAAGTTTCCTACCGTTATTGCTCTTAACAAAATTGATCATCCTGATGCGGATGCAAATATATCTAAAATAGCTAGAAAAGAAGATCCAAATCGACTCGTACTGGCTTCAGCCATATCCGAAGTTTTTCTTCGAAGATTGGCAAAACAGGGGTTTGTTAAGTACGAGGAGGGCTCTGAATTTGTTGATACGCTAGACGATTTTCCTGACTCTGGCTTGAAACCTTTGAGCGAAAATCTTAAAACCCGTATCGCAGACCTCCAAGACATGGTATTATTTCGACACGGTTCAACTGGAGTTTGTAATGTTTTAGCAAAGGCAATggaacttttaaatttgattcCAGTTTTTCCCGTTAAAAACGTTCACAATTTTGCAAACTCTCCTAATGAAGGTGTTTTCAGAGATTGCATCTTAGTGAAGCAAGGAACGACTGCTGGACAGGTATCTCAAATGGTATTGGGTGGAGAAGCAATGTCTATTGTGGGTGTAAATGGAAACGTCGGCGAATCTGATGTTATTGTCCCAGGTAAAACGGATATCCTTCACTTTCGATTGCGGAAAGCTGAAGCTTAA
- the mlg1 gene encoding 1-acylglycerol-3-phosphate acyltransferase: MTCRIAIRKYSFILCLAVGSVTIYTSEVIGTPLYFVNKELYNKYIAFTKSFAGILFTALVQLFSPTPVTLTYDPELRNLFYLDRNGCLETIAAERNIVIANHQLYSDWMYVWWLSYTAKQHGHVYIMLKNSLKWLPVIGWGMQLFRFIFLSRKWDKDYETMSRHFKFIRNVRDSVSLILFPEGTNLVESTYQRSRVYADKIGVKMPKHLMLPRVRGLFYSISQLRDSMTYLYDYTFYFSDPSPKKYAADAFSLPKLFFEGVPIKRLHIHVRRFPISEIPTEEDQFTDWLYQRWYEKDKLIDTLLETGNFPGPKKLHTTVRLKHRLEILSLFSVLFTCIVAGLFLKLFISH; encoded by the coding sequence ATGACATGCAGAATTGCGATTCGCAAGTATTCATTCATATTATGTTTGGCTGTTGGTTCAGTTACCATTTATACCTCGGAAGTTATTGGAACTCCTCTGTATTTTGTCAACAAGGAGCTTTATAACAAATATATTGCTTTTACAAAATCATTCGCCGGTATTCTGTTTACCGCTTTGGTCCAGCTTTTTAGTCCGACTCCTGTAACTCTCACCTATGATCCCGAGCTtcgaaatttgttttatttggaTAGAAATGGTTGCTTGGAAACAATTGCTGCTGAACGCAACATAGTTATCGCAAACCATCAACTTTACTCGGACTGGATGTACGTTTGGTGGTTATCGTACACTGCTAAACAGCATGGTCATGTTTATATTATGTTAAAAAACTCTCTCAAATGGTTGCCAGTTATAGGTTGGGGTATGCAATTGTTTAGAttcattttcctttctCGCAAATGGGACAAAGACTACGAGACTATGTCTCGTCATTTCAAGTTCATTCGCAATGTACGTGATTCCGTCAGTCTCATTCTCTTCCCAGAAGGAACCAACTTGGTTGAAAGCACATATCAAAGGAGCAGGGTGTATGCCGATAAAATTGGAGTCAAAATGCCAAAGCATTTAATGCTCCCACGTGTGCGAGGGCTCTTTTATAGTATCAGTCAGCTTCGTGATTCGATGACTTATTTGTACGATTacacattttatttttctgatCCCTCTCCTAAGAAATATGCCGCCGATGCTTTCTCTTTACCTAAGCTCTTTTTTGAAGGAGTCCCCATCAAAAGGCTTCATATTCACGTTCGTCGCTTCCCAATTTCGGAAATTCCCACTGAAGAAGATCAGTTTACGGATTGGCTTTATCAAAGATGGTATGAGAAAGATAAACTTATCGATACGCTTCTTGAAACAGGGAATTTTCCGGGCCCTAAGAAATTGCATACGACTGTTCGATTGAAGCACAGACTTGaaattctttctttgttttccgTACTTTTCACGTGCATTGTTGCTGGGTTGTTCCTCAAACTATTCATTTCTCACTAG
- the mob1 gene encoding Sid2-Mob1 kinase complex regulatory subunit Mob1, with translation MFGFSNKTAKTFRVRKTEAGTKHYQLRQYAEATLGSGSLMEAVKLPKGEDLNEWIAMNTMDFYTQINMLYGTITEFCTAASCPQMNAGPSYEYYWQDDKIYTKPTRMSAPDYINNLLDWTQEKLDDKKLFPTEIGVEFPKNFRKVIQQIFRRLFRIYAHIYCSHFHVMVAMELESYLNTSFKHFVFFCREFGLMDNKEYAPMQDLVDSMV, from the exons atgTTTGGATTTAGTAATAAGACAGCGAAGACATTCCGTGTAAGGAAGACTGAAGCGGGAACGAAGCATTATCAACTACGGCAATATGCTGAAGCAACGCTGGGATCTGGCTCTTTGATGGAAGCAGTAAAACTGCCCAAGGGAGAAGATTTGAATGAATGGATTGCTATGAACA CAATGGATTTTTATACACAAATTAATATGTTGTATGGTACAATCACTGAATTTTGTACGGCGGCTTCCTGTCCTCAAATGAATGCTGGACCAAGTTATGAATATTACTGGCAGGATGATAAAATATACACCAAACCCACTCGCATGAGTGCTCCCGACTATATTAACAATCTGTTGGATTGGACTCAAGAAAAGTTGGATGACAAGAAGCTCTTCCCCACTGAGATTGGTGTTGAATTCCCAAAGAATTTTCGCAAAGTGATTCAGCAAATATTTCGAAGGTTGTTTCGCATTTATGCTCATATTTACTGTTCCCACTTTCACGTAATGGTAGCAATGGAGCTTGAAAGCTATCTGAATACATCATTTAAACACTTTGTATTTTTCTGTAGGGAATTTGG CCTTATGGATAACAAGGAATATGCACCAATGCAAGACTTGGTAGATAGCATGGTTTAA